From Pan troglodytes isolate AG18354 chromosome 1, NHGRI_mPanTro3-v2.0_pri, whole genome shotgun sequence:
tcttgtgatctgcccgttcCCTCCCACAGCGGGTTCTTTGGGGAGCCGGATGCCTTCCCTATGTTCACCACCAACAATCGAGTGAAGAGGAGACCTTCCCCCTATGAGATGGAGATTACTGATGGTGAGTCTGCCCCACCCCACCGTTGTACCTGCCCCTCACGCTGGTTAGAGCTCTTTGGAGGAGGGAACATCCGGGACTACTCCGTAGGTGTCTCACAAAGATGGGCGGGCCACTTTCCAAACCCAAACTGCCGAAGCCCTTCACCCTGCAGCTGAGCTAGGGCTAAGTAAAGTCCTGGATGGGGCTAGCAGGACCACACTCACAGTCCTGCAAAGAGGAGGCATGGGAGAGAGACACATAATGGCGCTTAGCCCAAACCTCTGGAGTTAGTTCCCAAATCTCTGGAGTTAGTTCCAGTCCCCAGTCCAGGCTCCATTCCTACACTTTGGCAAGGATCCCAAGTGAGCGCAGAATCACACAGTGTCCCCTGATCCCCCATTCTAGGCACTGACCCTCAGGGATTCCCTGCACTTCCTCCCAAGTCTTCCTTAGAGTCTGGAGTCTGCTTCCTCCCTGCAATGGAGTCATCAAGGGTTTTCTCCAAGGTCCCTACACAGTAGGCTCCCCTTGTCTCCCGTTAACACATTCTGGGCTTAGACCTGGAGTTCCCTTCCTGACATCATGGATTCTACCTTGCCCCCTGGATTCCCCGAGAAGGGCCTTGGCACTGCTCCTTTGAGGTACTTGAATATTCCCTGAACTTGCAGGGATGGTTTGGATAAATGGGAGATTTGGAAGACCCTCGCCATCTTTCCAAGGTTGACCTTGTATAGTAGATTGGTCCCAGCACCAGGGGTAGGAGAGCAGGCACTTCAAAGCTGAGGGACTTTGAGCCAGACCCAGATGCCCCCAGAACTTCAGCTTGGCTGTGGCCTGGGGCTCCTGTAGGAAGGCTGCCCAAGGCCTCAGAGCAAGGCTGGGATTTATGCTCCAAACTGGTGGGAGGAATATGAGTATGGAGCTGGAGCCTCTGGAATGGAGCCCTCTGTGGTGTTCTGGAGAGGAGCGGGGCTGGGATCTGCACAACAGAAAAGACTTCAAAAGACCCAAGCAGCCTGGGGCACAGGTGTGCAGGGCTGAGAGGCAGGGGTGCCTTGCTGCTAGATTAGAGAGGAGTTCTCTAGTCTAAGAGAGGTGGGTGTACCAAACAGGAAGAAGACAGGACCAGCCCTGAAGTTCCCCAGGGATGAGGCATTTTCTACAATAGGCAGAAGAGGCAGAGCATAGGGGCGAGGGTTTGTGGGGTGTGCAGGAGTGTAGGGCAGTCATTACCCATAAGTGTTGGCAATATTTACCGAGCACCTACTCAGTGCTggccagagagaggcagaggacaCCAGGAGGGGTAGACAGATTCAGGAAAGAGGAAGGTGAGGAGAGGGGGTGGTTCTTTGGAATAAAACCAGAGAGGAATAGGCAGACATGTAGGCGAAGGGTAGGGTATGAGTGTGCAGGATGTGTCTAGGGGACACTGAAATTAGAGATTGAACCCAAAAAGAGTCCATAGAAGTAGAACTAATGCAAGATCTAGAGTTAGGACTTGATGTGGATTCCTGTTGCTGAATTGCTACTACCATGTATTggacacctactatgtgccatggACTATGTGTGCTTGATTTCTGTTTATTCCTTACCACAAGCTCATGAGGGCAATGTTATTGTTTACAtctcacagataaggaaattgaggctgagagaggttacCCAGCTtgatcaaggtcacacagctaagtcCTGGGTCACACAGCTAAGTCCTGGACCACCCTCATAACACTGGTCTTAAGCTTTGGAATAAGTCCTGACCACTTCCCCACCATCTCCCCTTCTGGATGTAGTCTAGCTCCAGCTGTGACAGCAGTCAGAAGTACCCCCTCCCCAACTAGGAGCTCCCTCAAGATCACCAGCATTAGCCATGGTGGAGGGACTGTCCTCCCTATGTCACTACTGAGGGATGCTCTCTGTCTGGCCTGGAGGCCTGAAAGCAGCAAGTAATTTCCTCAGAGGCAGCCCAGGGTAGAACTGCTCTGCAGTTGTGCTGTGTTTTTCCCAGGCTGGGTCTGGCCTTTGGCAAACAGTCAGCTGGGCTAGGGTCTGCTATGGTTTGGAAAGGCAGCTTCAGAGGTACCATGGGCAGGGGATGGTGATCCTTCCcattaaaagtgtgtgtgtgtgtacacccacacatgcatgtgcatgcctgtgtgcgtgtaggagagagaaagagatgatcAGGCAGTAAGTGTGGCATGGATGAGCTGATTCACAGACTGATCACTGAGGTGAGGTCTGCTTCCatcccagcctcagtctccttagcTATAAAATGGGCAGTAGGACTTAGGTGAGGTCTTAGCTCTTCTCCTCTACCTCGGTTTTCACACTCTGAGGTCTGGTTCCAGGGGTTACTAGAAGAGGGAAAATAAATATCCTAGGACTGGCAGTTCCTTCAGTGCTCAGAGCTTCCTGGACTATGTGACCCTGGCTTGTGCCTCGATGTTAGGGAGAGAAGCAGTCTCctcagcccagaagttcaagagcacTAGTAGGACCCTTCACTGTCTTCCCCTGGCTTTACAAATCCCCAGTGAGTCTTGAACACAGCACAGTGCTTTGCACACCACAAGTGCCCTAGACATGTGTGCTGGTATCCGCCACTGCCCCATAAGTCTTTATACATGGAATGTTAGTGACTATTGGGCCAAGCCATAGTCAGTGGATTGTAGacatgaggagactgaggcagcctTCAGAAGCCTGCCTAGAGCTATAGGCCATGGCTGTGCATAGCTGTGTCTTCACTTCTCTCCTGGGTATGAGAGCCCTTCTGCATCGATCTCTGCTCTCCCCTCCATTCCCCACCTGCCACCATGATGGGTCAGTTAGCAGACATTTTCTAAGCCCCTACTCTGTGCTTTCCATCACCCTTAGGATAAAGTCCCCCCGCCTTACTGCAAGGCCCTGTGGAGTCTGGACCCTGCCTACTCTGATCTTGTGCACAggactccagccagcctggcttCAGGCCTTGTCTAGTGCAGGGCCTGTGCATTCCCTTGGTTTGGATactcttcttcctctccccttcctgtgcctggctggtTCTTCACAGCCTCAGACAAGCCTTCCCAGCCACTGGAGCTAAACATGGAGCTTCTTTTCATTACAATTCAGccctggtttgtttgttttttaatattcgTTTCCCcattaaaatgtaagctccatgagggcaggcacTCAATTTAGTTCACCATTAttcctcagtgcctagcacagtgcctggttgTTAGCAAAAAACTGATACAtggataataatagctaacatttattgactgcTAAGCTGAGGCAGGCATTGTCTTAAGTTCTTTACCTGTGTTAGGTACTAGACCCATGTAACAACTCATGACTTAGTAGTATTACCTCCATTTTGCAGGTGATGAAGCCAAGGCACTTCATAAGTTTTTATGTCACTTGCCCAGAGTCATTCATTTAGGTAGGGGTAGTCAAATAGGAATGGAGTCTGTCTCCTTAGACATAGCTGTAAGGCCTCTTGGCacaagtgaatggatgaatgaataacatACGGTCCCTGTCCTCAAATATATCACAGCCCAGGGAGGGAGACAAGCACAGAAACATAAGTAATGATCAAGAGTGATGGAACTCCAGGGATTGCGGTATCGTGGTGGTTGGTTAGATCTGTCTGGAGGGGTTGAGGAAGTTCCCATAGAGGAGGAAGCACAGGAACTTGAATTTGAGGGGTGGATGTTTTCTAAGTAAAAGGAAAGTAGGCATTCTAGGCTTCCCAAGTTTCCCAATGTATGGAGATGCCTTTGGGGAAGGAATCTCAAGCCCATTCTCCTAACTCTTGTCCTCCTAATCTCCAGGTCCCCACACCAAAGTTGTGCGGCGTATCTTCACCAACAGCCGGGAGCGATGGCGGCAGCAGAATGTGAACGGGGCCTTTGCCGAGCTCCGCAAGCTGATCCCCACACATCCCCCGGACAAGAAGCTCAGCAAGAATGAGATCCTCCGCCTGGCCATGAAGTATATCAACTTCTTGGCCAAGCTGCTCAATGACCAGGAGGAGGAGGGCACCCAGCGGGCCAAGACTGGCAAGGACCCTGTGGTGGGggctggtgggggtggaggtgggggagggggcggcGCGCCCCCAGATGACCTCCTGCAAGACGTGCTTTCCCCCAACTCCAGCTGCGGCAGCTCCCTGGATGGGGCAGCCAGCCCGGACAGCTACACGGAGGAGCCCGCGCCCAAGCACACGGCCCGCAGCCTCCATCCTGCCATGCTGCCTGCCGCCGATGGAGCCGGCCCTCGGTGATGGGTCTGGGCCACCAGGCTCAGCCAGGAGGGCGTTCTTAGGCTGCTGGGATGGTGGACTTCAGGGCAGGTGGGGTGAGAATTGGGCGGCTCTGAAGCAAGGCGGTGGACTTGAACTTTCCTGGATGTCTGAACTTTGGGAAGCCTTTACTGACCCTGGGGCTGGCTTTTCTGTTTCCTGTACCAGTAGGAGATCAGAAAAATGGAGCAAAGTGGTAGGTACTTTTTGTGAAGACGGCACGgtcttccctcttccctcagtCCCAAATCCTTCCCAAGTAAGAGGCTGGAGTTGTCACTGCTTTTGGCCTGGAGTTTGGGATCCCTGTCTTTCCTAAGACCTGGGGTTGTCAGCTCTCATCTGAGGCATCCAGCAGTCTCTGCCTTGCCTTTAGCCCCTCCCaagctggctggggtggcctgtGTGGCCACTTCTGTCCATATTTATAGGTACCCAATAGCTGCCCATTTCGTGAGCCCCATCTTCACCCAGGCCTATGTTGATCCATCCAGCTTGCCAGATGCTGCAGAGTCACAAGCCTCGAGGTGCCTTCTTCAGGGCCTGGTTGAAGAAGATGATCAGTGGACAGTCTGCTCTAGATGAGCTGGGCCGGAGGGTCAGGAAACCCAGTCGCCCTTACTTTTTGCCCTGGGGATCAAAGTTCTGCTTTCTCCCCAATGAGACTTGCCTTCCTAAGCCTGTGGCTGTGGAGACCGTGTCTGCAGCCCTGAGAAAGCCCTGTCGGGCTTTGTGTGAAGGCAGAGAAAGGGACAATGATAGTAGAGTGATATGGAGCAAGAGATATTTTGGGCATGTGGGCTTCAACTCCTCGACATCACTGTTCATGCTGGCGAGTGAATGCCAGTGTGCTGATGGGCGTACGCTGGTGCTGAGTAGATGTGCAGCCCCATCTGTGCATTCTCCTGGATGCTTAGAGGGATTTCTTTGCTGTAAGATGTCTGTTTGCTGATGGTCTGGTCTATGTTCCGAATTGAGCACAAACTCTGTCCTATGAATGCTTTGCATTTGGAATTTTTGCTTGACTTCAGTTATTGGTGGAATCTTTAGCGCTCAATAGGACCAGGATCCAGCCTCACTTCTAGGGTATGGGAAATCCAATCAGAGACCAGGCCCTGGCTAAGACCCAAACATATGCACATTCACTTAGCAGAACCTTAAACACCCCTCAGTTGTGCAGCTTTTGGTCATCAAGGGTGCGTCTGGGAGGTTGGTTTAATGCAATAGAAGTGCTCCCCTCTGAAAGTTGTACATGAAATTTTTGTAAATCACATCCTTATCCTtcatcttttaaagaaataaccaCTGCAAGTCCTTTTGTAAAGTGAAGAATCCTTTTGTAGAATGAACCACTGCCGCTTCATTGATTTCCTGTGTCAATCCAGATGGTGGGATGTGGTTTTCTTAAGGTGAGGCCTGTCTGTGACCTGCATCTAAGCCCATGGGACAAACTGCACAGAAGTCCTGTATGTCTGTCATTGTACCCTTAAGTCACCCTAGCCCTCTCCCTCTAGGCTCTGCCTTCGAGGTCAGAGGAGAGATAGCCTGTGGCCCTGTCCTGCCATGCAAGAACTCATCACTGTGGCTGTCTGGAAAGCCCCCCCTTATAGTTTGGGCTTCAGCCCAGTGGCTTGTCCTCACCATGATGGGGCCCTAATTCAGCCATGTGCAGACAGAGAATATGTctgctcctttccccttccttttaaGTAAGGTCCAATTCTCGAGCTTGGGGCAACATTGTTCACCTTTGTAGCACTCAGGCTCTCCATTCAATTTCAGGCTCCCCAGATCATGTTTTGGTGAAAattagggttggttcctttccaacGTTTGGAAGATCCTGTGAGGAGCCCCATCTGTCTAAAGATAGAGTCATTGCTGTAGGATCTAAGGCTGTTTGCTTCACCGTGGATTCGCTTGAGTTAGGAATGAGAAGTAGCCACAgtatggatgggtggatgggtttTATGAGATGGATCACATATTTTATTAAGAACTCAAACTTCTGGCTCCCTCTTCTTTCAGACTTGCCATGTGACTCTGGCTTGGCCTATCTCCTAGGGCTATGGTGTGGACTGAATGGGATCATGAAAGTAGACAGTTTTGAGAACGTAAagagctttttcttttccctcaatCTCAATCCTGCAGTGGGGTTTCGCAGCCTGAGTCCACGACCTAGGCAGTGGGCCGGTGTGCCTGACTGCCCAGCATTTGGGTAATTTAGATTGTAAACCGCTTTGGCCTGAGTTATTGAGATTGTCCTCATTTCTCCAGATtatctatttgtgtgtgtgtgtgtgtgtgtgtgtgtgtgtgtgtgagagagacggtgtcttgttctgtcactcaggctggagtacagtggtgccatcattgctgtctgcagccttgaactctgggctcaagcaatcctctcacctcagcctcccaagtagggaggaccacaggtgtgagccaccacacctggctaatttttacttttttttttttttttggtagagatggagtcttgctatattgcccaggctggtcttgaagtcctggcttcaagcaattctcctgcctttgcctccagaagcactgggatcacaggtgtgagccattgcacccagcccagatTGTCTTAATTTCTGTCTTGTTCCAAGGCCAGGGACAGTAATAAGAATGGAAAAGAGATATGGGAACACTGGCAGACTGTGTAAAATGTAATGCAACTACCCAAAACAAGCCTGGTAGGAAAGGGCAAGTCTTTAGGTCTTTGTAAGAACTAAAGAAgatctgtaatttttattttcaccctCTGTACCCCATGACCTtatccttcctctccttccttgttACCCATGAAAAACTGGCAACATTCCAAGAATAGCATCTGTACAAAGGGGAAAGAACAtaaaggtaaaacaaaacaaaacaacattttgAGAACAAAGATGACCATAACCACTGAAGGGAATCACATCTTTTAAGACAAATtcatattcttttatttgttaTGGCAGATGACAAGATGGTACAAcctttattcttttccaaaataaaacaaagggcaCAGCATCTGTAGTCAGCCGACAACTATTTCGGCCTTTTGGGGGTGGGTCTGGCCGTACTTGTGATTTCGATGGTACGTGACCCTCTGCTGAAGACTTGCCCCCTGCCCGTGTACATAGTGCATTGTTTCTGTGGGCGGGCCCAGCACTTTCCGTCAATGTTGTACTGTATGTGATGAATTGCGTTGGTCTCTGCATTTTTCTGCAGAAGAGGAGTAACCGCTCCAGGTACCTTGACCTTTGTACAGCCCAGAGGCCAACACTGTGGGTGTGTGACTCTTTagcaaaaaaaaacccatgtggtgatggtgtgtatatatatgtaaggaTATATCGGGAAGATTTCTAAATAAAAGTTTTACAAAGGGGCCTTAGGACTCTGTGCTTGCATTGCACCCCTAGGCCTGAGACGGGATATTGAAAGAAAAGTCATGGCAAGAACCTGTTTCTCCTGACATGGGGAGCCTCCAAGACTCAGCTGTAGTCTTAGGAAGTGGGATTCCACCCTCAACCCtgaaggcaggcctggtggggaGGAGACAGCCTTCCTCCACAGGGTTTCCATTCTTTCCCTCCACAGGCCTCATAGAGGGGGCCTGTCCCCTCGGCTTCATGCACCCATGCTTGTATCTCAGGAAGCCTCAGCAGACATCCCCTCTTTGTGTTGGGGTGAGCTTCCATGGCTGGGACAGTTGTATGTATCCTAGGTTCAGGACAGATTAAGGCCATACCATAGGAGGGCCCCAGGTTCCCTGATGACTCAACGGCTGCAGCGGCGGCTGCAGCTCTTATGCCTGGCTCTTAAGGATTGGGGACTCAGAGATGAAGTCTGAAGGTAATGGAAGTTGAGAGTGGAGGCTCTGTGGCAGGCTCCATATCATCTGGGAGGACTTCCCTGGAGGCTCAGGAATGGAAATGTGGTTTAGATGATACAACCCTTattcttttccaaaaataaaacaaagggcaCAGCACCTGGGTCTGGGGGAAGCCACTGCATGTGGACCATTTGATCCTCAGGGATTTCAGTAGGTCATGCAGGCACTTTTAATGAAGTATcatgccttcctttctttctttcatttatttatatattttttcaagataTGGGATCTTGCTTCTTCTagcctttgcccaggctgatcttgaactgagctcaggagttcaagggccatcaaggtgaaaaagaaacaaaaggtgcAAAAACCAGAAGGTTTTTGTCTCAGTCCcttgagtagttaggactacagcaTGTGGAACTGGCACCCtgtttcatttaacaaatatttattgagcatctagtaTGGGCCTGGTATTGTTCTACGTACTGGGGATCCCACACTGAATAAAACAAAGATCCCTGTTCTTGTTCTGGTGGAGCTTAACATCTAGCAGGGGAGACggtaaacacacagacacacacaactgTAATAAATATGTTGATTCTGTAGTAAGTTACAAAGTGATTAGTATTAAGAAAAAAGTTGTGCCAAGAGGTGAATTCAAGGACCTCACAGATAACTCTGGCTTTTTTGGGGTGAGCCTTGTTCATCTTGCTAGGCTCTGACTTGGCTGCTCTTGTCCTCAGGGTGCTTCCAACCACAGATAGGAGGGCAGAGGCAGGGTAGTCCTTGGGGACCATGCTCTGCCCTGTAGAGAAGCTCCTTGGTTTTTGGAAGCTCCCAGGTGTGCCTCTCCCTGGCACAGGACAGGGAGGTACCTGGGATGATAGGATGGTGAGATTTAGCCGTGGGGTGAGCTGGCTGTGAATCtcagcagtggtggtggtggcctgGTCTGTGCTCACAGGTGAGAGGAGCAGTATGAGGAAGGGACCTGTGGTTAAGGGCTTGAGggagagaaatgagaaagagcaatcagagaggaaggagaaaaacagagatTGTGCTGTTTTAGAGACTGTGGCGTTTCAGAGGAAAAGGGTGAGGGAAGTGGTTAGGCAAGTCCAGCGCAGCTGAGTGGTCAAGCAAGAAAGGCCTGCAAGTGTTGATTGGATTTAGCAATATGGAGGTCACTGATGACTTGGATGACAGTGACACCAGGGGAGGGATAGAGGCAGAAGCCTCACT
This genomic window contains:
- the TAL1 gene encoding T-cell acute lymphocytic leukemia protein 1 isoform X1; this encodes MTERPPSEAARSDPQLEGRDAAEASMAPPHLVLLNGVAKETSRAAPAEPPVIELGARGGPGGGPAGGGGAARDLKGRDAATAEARHRVPTTELCRPPGPAPAPAPASVTAELPGDGRMVQLSPPALAAPAAPGRALLYSLSQPLASLGSGFFGEPDAFPMFTTNNRVKRRPSPYEMEITDGPHTKVVRRIFTNSRERWRQQNVNGAFAELRKLIPTHPPDKKLSKNEILRLAMKYINFLAKLLNDQEEEGTQRAKTGKDPVVGAGGGGGGGGGGAPPDDLLQDVLSPNSSCGSSLDGAASPDSYTEEPAPKHTARSLHPAMLPAADGAGPR
- the TAL1 gene encoding T-cell acute lymphocytic leukemia protein 1 isoform X2 — protein: MFTTNNRVKRRPSPYEMEITDGPHTKVVRRIFTNSRERWRQQNVNGAFAELRKLIPTHPPDKKLSKNEILRLAMKYINFLAKLLNDQEEEGTQRAKTGKDPVVGAGGGGGGGGGGAPPDDLLQDVLSPNSSCGSSLDGAASPDSYTEEPAPKHTARSLHPAMLPAADGAGPR